The Episyrphus balteatus chromosome 3, idEpiBalt1.1, whole genome shotgun sequence genome segment gtcttttttttaatttaatacttgttgattttgttacttttattgAGAAATTGACGTAGAGAAAATGACTATCAGTTGGTTAATTTTTTGTGACAAGTGCAGTTGATCTGTTTGATCTAGAGCTTGTTTTTTCTCAGTTTATTTAGTATTAAATTAACCTTACAAAAACGGGTAAATATCTTTAAAATCATCGCTATTCTTCATTATCTTGTTTAATGGGTGAGTgatttgtataaagaaaatgtCAAAGGTCATTATTAAGAATAGACcacattttgtttattatatcgCAGAATATCGTTTTGAATCCATCCTCATTACATACTTGACCTTCCAATGTATTACTAAAGTTTGCGAGTAAAGATTCATCTGTTATGCAAAATGGCTTGTGAAATTACATATTATAGATTAATTCTTAGTGTTTGCAGTACAGGCTGAAGcttttatagaagaaaaaaataagaaaaaaaggcTATAACCCAAACGGGTTAGTGTGCAGTTGCCATTTTAAACAGGAAAGATAGTCTGCTGGGTATATTTCCTGATCGTTTGGGTCCGTAACAAACCAAATTTTCTCGCTTTACGTTACTTTTACAACTGATCTTTTAGAGATCAGTGGGAAGTCTGGATCCATTACCTTTTAAAAACGAAACAtaaatgctataaaaaaaatgtaaatatatttttttgattgctcttaatataaataaaacatatcAATTACAAAGCAATGCagtaaattcaatttattaaaagtttATTATTTATCTTAATGTCGATACAATAGTTAGATTTAATCTGTTTGTAATTCATTTAACTTGTCTttattattttgcattaaaatttctttggttCCCTCTTTTAGAGCCTCAAATAGTTTTGCTTGGGACATAATTTGTCTTTGTACATTTGCTACAGCTGGCTCCGCATTCATGTCTATAAGACCAGACAATGCTTCAGCATCTTCAATTTTAGCCTGTGATATAAAAGTGCGCTTTCTTCCACaaccttaaaacaaaaatagtaaattgaattgaattgatttctaaaaaaaggcaaaaacgaCCGTcgatgtataaaaaaaaattgtatatatgtatttttctcagatatttgcaaaaaaaattaaaagtggtcaaaaaatcaagtctattaatttttatcttacCTGAACCCATTTTGCTTCTTTTTACATAATCTTACCTGTAAAAGCATTGCAAAACGGCCTTTTTTCAAAGTTCCATTCGATGATTCCACTCAGTTTGTGctagaaaatatttcaaatattatttttttataataagctaACGATAAAGAGTTAGATGTACTTTAGAAATATTCTCTGTAGACCCTATATTTTTGAAGAGGAACAAATTAATTATCATAAGAACT includes the following:
- the LOC129916624 gene encoding cardioactive peptide; translated protein: MIINLFLFKNIGSTENISKHKLSGIIEWNFEKRPFCNAFTGCGRKRTFISQAKIEDAEALSGLIDMNAEPAVANVQRQIMSQAKLFEALKEGTKEILMQNNKDKLNELQTD